One genomic region from Salvelinus sp. IW2-2015 unplaced genomic scaffold, ASM291031v2 Un_scaffold1378, whole genome shotgun sequence encodes:
- the LOC112070608 gene encoding uncharacterized protein, whose product MASQYITEIAISTSSDKEQQLRGQGFHMMEVNLNQGNLSTTIIHMWYKKGNGEPITRIQFSFTEEMKAGPRSAGYTVLPEDLNSGARGCTIQLWYSSGSNPKYDIPIVDLLLTTNVNAEAAQFKYGWERLPCDLNRGNSGDFIYLWVKRASVTYICDVAATTSYQEDINLFNKGYIRMDEDLNRGAGGNWIYLWYRQSTDNKSGVIKMDVSINHEQDFSLQQRGFSVVNVNLNEGTSGQPVFVWLKKDGSLPIKALTVTSNPKADGPYEEAGLVVIEKSLNTGNNGVPLFLWYGK is encoded by the coding sequence ATGGCTTCTCAATACATCACAGAAATTGCAATCTCCACTAGCTCTGATAAGGAGCAACAGCTTCGTGGGCAAGGCTTTCACATGATGGAAGTCAACCTCAACCAAGGCAATTTATCCACCACCATAATTCACATGTGGTACAAAAAGGGCAATGGTGAACCCATCACCAGAATCCAGTTTTCATTCACTGAGGAAATGAAAGCTGGCCCGAGGAGTGCAGGGTACACTGTGCTTCCCGAAGACCTCAACTCTGGAGCAAGGGGATGCACCATCCAGCTGTGGTACTCTAGTGGTTCAAACCCTAAGTACGACATTCCCATTGTAGATCTCCTACTCACCACTAATGTGAATGCAGAGGCCGCTCAATTCAAATACGGCTGGGAAAGGCTACCATGTGATCTGAACCGCGGTAACTCCGGAGATTTCATCTACCTCTGGGTAAAGAGAGCGAGTGTGACCTACATTTGcgatgttgctgccaccacctcATACCAAGAAGACATCAACCTTTTCAACAAGGGCTACATCCGGATGGATGAAGATCTCAATAgaggtgctggaggaaactggaTCTACCTCTGGTATCGCCAATCCACCGATAACAAAAGCGGGGTCATCAAGATGGATGTCTCCATCAACCATGAGCAGGATTTCAGCCTACAGCAGCGTGGTTTCTCCGTGGTGAATGTTAACCTCAACGAGGGAACATCCGGTCAGCCAGTGTTTGTTTGGCTGAAGAAAGATGGATCTCTCCCTATCAAGGCCTTGACCGTTACATCCAACCCCAAGGCAGATGGTCCTTATGAGGAGGCCGGCTTGGTTGTCATtgaaaaaagtctgaatactgGCAACAACGGTGTGCCCCTCTTCCTCTGGTATGGCAAGTAA